From Micromonospora echinospora:
CTGGTCACTGCGAGATACGCGCTCGCGGACCGGTCGGTTCAGCCACGCTCAGGATTACCCTCCGCCTCGTTGAACAATCCGTGCGGGCGGGAACGTCCCCCTCCCGCACGTGATACGCGTCGCACCCGCCTGGCGGATGCGCCGGGCGGGTGGATCCGGCGGGAAGAGCGGGCCGGAGCGCTCAGGAGGCGAGCAGGGCCAGCGCGCCGCGTACCTGGTGGGCGGAGCGGGCCAGCGCGGCCCGGGCGGCCGGCACCTCGGCGCCGGAGACGAGCGCGACGAGTGCGGTCTTGAGGTCGCCGTCGGCCTCCCGCAGGGCGACCTGGCAGACCTCCTCGGCGCAGCCGGTGGCCTCCATGAGAATCGAGATCATGCGGCCGCGCAGTTTGGCGTTCGTGGCCACCATGTCGATCATCAGGTTCGAGTAGACACGGCCCAGACGCACCATGACGGCCGTGGAGAACGTGTTGAGCACCAACTTCTGCGCGGTGCCGGCCTTCATCCGGGTCGACCCGGTGACCACCTCCGGCCCGGTGTCCACCCCGATGAAGACGTCCACCGACGCGGCGGCCTCGGCCTCCGGATTCGCGCAGAGCAGCACCGTAGCGGCCTCCAGCTCCCGGGACGCGGCGAGCGCCCCGAGGACGTACGGGGTGCGTCCGCTGGCCGCCAGGCCCACCACCAGGTCGCCCGGGCGTACGCACTCGGCGGCCTCGGCGGCGCCGCCGAGCTCGTCGTCCTCGGCGTCCTCGACCGCCCGCCACATGGCGTCCGGGCCACCGGCGAGGTGCGAGCAGAACCAGTGCCGGGGCGAGTTGAACGTGGGGGCCAGCTCGGCCGCGTCCAGCACGCCGAGGCGGCCGGAGGTGCCGGCGCCGAAGTAGTGCACGCGGTGCCCGTCACGCAGCGCGGCCACCGCCAGGTCGACGGTCTCGGCGATCTCGTCCAGCACGGCGGCGACGGCGGCCGGCACCCGCCGGTCGGCCTCGTTGATCACGGTGAGCACGTCGCGGGTGGACATCAGGTCGAGGTCGAAGCTGTGCGGGTTGCGGCGCTCGGTGGGCGCGCCGACACGCACCACCGGCTGGATCGCCGCCACGCCGTCGCGTTCCACCCGGCCCGCCGTCATCCCCGCCTCCGGCCGGGACCGACCCGGCGCGACTTGACCGCCTCGGCGGTGGCTTCGAGCGCCTTCTTGGTCCGGGCCCGGCTGCGCGCGGCCACCCCGACGAAGAGGCAGTCGACGACGGTGAGCTGGGCCAGCCGGCTGGCCGTCGCGCCGGAGCGGTAGGTCGTCTCCCGCGCGGCGGTGGTGAGCACGTGGTCGGCGACGTCGGTGATCGGCGAGCGCGGGAAGTTGGTGAGCGCGACGGTGGTGGCTCCGCGGGCCCGCGCCTGCTCCAGCACCTCGATGACGTCGGACGTGGTGCCGGTGTGCGAGATGCCGACCGCGACGTCGCCGCGCCCGAGCAGGGCGGCAGAGGTGAGCGCGGTGTGCACGTCCGGGAAGTAGAACGCGATGCGGCCGATGCGGTGCAGCTTCTGCTGGAAGTCGGAGGCGACGAAGCCGCTGGCGCCCGCGCCGTAGACGTCGATCCGGCCGGCCGCGCCGATCGCCTCGACCACCAGCTCGCAGACCGCCGGGTCGAGCTGCTCGGCGGTCTCCTCGACGGCCCGGGCGTCGTTGAACGCGATGGTGGCGATGATCTGGGCCAGGTCGGCGCCGGGCGGGATGTCGCCGCCGACCACCCGCGCGTCCGGCGGCTCGATCCGGCGGGCGGCCTCGGCGGCGAGGCGGATCCGCAGCTGGGGATAGCCGTCCATGCCGACCGAGCGGCAGAAGCGGATCACTGTCGCCTCGGACGTCTCGGCGGCGGTGGCGAGGTCGGTGATCGTGCGCCGGGCGGCGTCCGCCGG
This genomic window contains:
- a CDS encoding MurR/RpiR family transcriptional regulator, which produces MAKSSKISASHEPGGLIVHISGLLPSLSPAEQRVARLVVSDPADAARRTITDLATAAETSEATVIRFCRSVGMDGYPQLRIRLAAEAARRIEPPDARVVGGDIPPGADLAQIIATIAFNDARAVEETAEQLDPAVCELVVEAIGAAGRIDVYGAGASGFVASDFQQKLHRIGRIAFYFPDVHTALTSAALLGRGDVAVGISHTGTTSDVIEVLEQARARGATTVALTNFPRSPITDVADHVLTTAARETTYRSGATASRLAQLTVVDCLFVGVAARSRARTKKALEATAEAVKSRRVGPGRRRG
- a CDS encoding N-acetylmuramic acid 6-phosphate etherase; translated protein: MTAGRVERDGVAAIQPVVRVGAPTERRNPHSFDLDLMSTRDVLTVINEADRRVPAAVAAVLDEIAETVDLAVAALRDGHRVHYFGAGTSGRLGVLDAAELAPTFNSPRHWFCSHLAGGPDAMWRAVEDAEDDELGGAAEAAECVRPGDLVVGLAASGRTPYVLGALAASRELEAATVLLCANPEAEAAASVDVFIGVDTGPEVVTGSTRMKAGTAQKLVLNTFSTAVMVRLGRVYSNLMIDMVATNAKLRGRMISILMEATGCAEEVCQVALREADGDLKTALVALVSGAEVPAARAALARSAHQVRGALALLAS